The Brevibacterium atlanticum genome segment CCTCGCTGGGGGTCCCGCAATGGCTGTTCACCCTGTCCATCCCGCTGGCCGGTCTGCTCGGGATCCTGCGCAGCATCCAGGCCCTGCGGACCTCGCTGCATGAGGACACCTCCGCCGAGGCGGTCACCCGGCGGCTCGCGAGCGAAGCCGCCCCGGTCGTCGACAGTGCCGAGTTCTCATCCGAACCCACCTCCGATTCCAGCGAACTCAATGGAGGTCGGAAATGATCACGCTCCTGCTTTTCGGCAGCTTCTTCCTCTTCCTCGGACTCGGTGTTCCCGTCGCCTTCGCGCTCGGTCTGTCCGCTGTCGTCACCCTGGTCACCACCGATGGTGTGCAGGTGCTGGATGTGGTGCCCTCGGTGATGTTCCCGTCGATGAGTTCGGGCACGCTGCTGGCGATCCCGTTCTTCGTCCTGGCCGGCATCGTCATGCAGTACACGGGCATCTCGCAGCGGCTGGTCGATCTCGCCTTCCTCATCTTCGGCCGCTTCAGCCATGGACTGGCCGCGGTGACGATCATCTCCGCGTTCTTCTTCTCCGCGATCTCGGGGTCGGGACCGGCCACGGTGGCTGCGATCGGTGCCATTCTCATCCCCGCGCTCATCCGCAACGGGTACGCGAAGAAGCACGCGATCTCCCTCGTCGCGGCCTCCGGCTCGATGGGCATCGTCGTCCCACCGTCGATCGCGTTCATCATCTTCGCCGTCGTCGCCGCCGAGTTCGGGTCGATCTCGATCTCCCGGCTCTTCATCGCCGGCATCGTGCCCGGCATCATCATGGCCGTCGCGTTCTTCATCGCAGCCCTCTTCGTTCCGCGGGTCCGTGAGATGGCAGGACTGCCGGTGAGGGCCGGCGTCGAGGTGGCCGCCGGCTCATCGTCGAACGGTGCCCCGTCGAACCGCGCCGGGTCGAATGACGCCGGGTCGGACGGGTCCGGGGCCGTCGCGCCCGCGGATCCGACAGCCACGGTCAAACCGGAGGGCGGCTTCGGGGAGATCCTCACTGCGCTTGTCAAGGCCATCCCCGGTCTCCTCATTCCGGTGATCATCCTCGGCGGGATCTACGGCGGAATCTTCACCCCCACCGAGGCGGGAGCTATGGCCAGCGTCTATGCGCTGGTTGTCGGGGTGTTCGTCTACCGGGAGCTCGGATGGAAGGACCTGCCGAAGGTGTTCCTCGAGTCCGGTGTCTCGACCGCGGTGATCATGTTCATCGTCGGGGTGGCGAGCCTCTTCTCCTATGTCATCACCGTGGAGGGCATCGCGGAGAGGATCTCGACGGCGGTGCTGTCGGTGACGGACAACAAGTACCTCATCCTCGCGGTGATCACGATCATCCTGCTCATCGTCGGCGCATTCGTCGACGCGATCAGCGCGTTCTATCTGTTCATTCCGATCCTCGTGCCGATCCTCCTCGGCGTCGGTGTGGATATGACGACGATCGGCGTGTTCATGACGGTCAACCTCGCGATCGGGCTGTTCACTCCGCCGGTCGGCCTCAACCTCTACGTCGGTGCCGGCATCGGCAAGGCGCGGCTCGAAGAAGTGGTGCGCGGGATCATGCCATTCCTCATCTGCGCGATCGTCGCGCTCCTGCTCATCACCTACATCCCGGCGATCTCGAACTGGCTGCCCGACCTGCTCGGGGTCGGGTAGGCGGGTGACCGTGCCCGGCTCGGCCGGCCCGCGCCTCGCGGGTCCTGCCGGCCGGGTCCGGTGGGATCGGCCGACGCTTCACTCTCACTATCTCAAGGAGAACCATGGAACCCTATCTGCTCACGAACAAGACTGCCCTGGTCACCGGTGCTGCGCAGGGCATCGGTCTGGCGATCGCCACCGCGTTGGCCCGGCGTGGCGCCTCAGTCGGCATCGTCGACCTCAAGGGTGCCGAGGATGCCGCCGCGGCCCTGGCCGAACAGTTCCCGGATCAGCGGTTCGCCGCTTTCTCACTCGACGTCCGCGATGCCGAAGAAGTGACCGCTGCGGTCGGATCGTTCGTGTCGAGCTTCGGGAGTCTCGATATCCTCGTCAACAATGCGGGCACGGCTGCGCGCATCGGCATCGATGGGATCACTGCCGAGCAGTGGCAACGTGACATCGAGACCAACCTCGGTGGGACGTTCAACTTCATCAAGGCCTCCGTCCACCCGCACATGAGCGAGGCGGGAGCCGGGTCGATCATCAACATCTCTTCGATCTCGGGCATCA includes the following:
- a CDS encoding TRAP transporter large permease, whose protein sequence is MITLLLFGSFFLFLGLGVPVAFALGLSAVVTLVTTDGVQVLDVVPSVMFPSMSSGTLLAIPFFVLAGIVMQYTGISQRLVDLAFLIFGRFSHGLAAVTIISAFFFSAISGSGPATVAAIGAILIPALIRNGYAKKHAISLVAASGSMGIVVPPSIAFIIFAVVAAEFGSISISRLFIAGIVPGIIMAVAFFIAALFVPRVREMAGLPVRAGVEVAAGSSSNGAPSNRAGSNDAGSDGSGAVAPADPTATVKPEGGFGEILTALVKAIPGLLIPVIILGGIYGGIFTPTEAGAMASVYALVVGVFVYRELGWKDLPKVFLESGVSTAVIMFIVGVASLFSYVITVEGIAERISTAVLSVTDNKYLILAVITIILLIVGAFVDAISAFYLFIPILVPILLGVGVDMTTIGVFMTVNLAIGLFTPPVGLNLYVGAGIGKARLEEVVRGIMPFLICAIVALLLITYIPAISNWLPDLLGVG
- a CDS encoding SDR family NAD(P)-dependent oxidoreductase yields the protein MEPYLLTNKTALVTGAAQGIGLAIATALARRGASVGIVDLKGAEDAAAALAEQFPDQRFAAFSLDVRDAEEVTAAVGSFVSSFGSLDILVNNAGTAARIGIDGITAEQWQRDIETNLGGTFNFIKASVHPHMSEAGAGSIINISSISGINGGAVSDGEAGTRSGPAYAASKGGIIALTKWVAKEYGRQGIRCNSVAPGPVESALTVGQTYDTSGQALDRMGQPEEIAEAVAYLAGDGAAFTTGQILRVDGGAVMS